GCCAGCTGCAGATTTCATCCTGGAGTAGGGAATTTTTCCTGTAATCTGCCCGGCCCGGCCTACAAAAACACCGAGCGTGCCCGACCGGAGCATCCGAAATTGAAAAGAGCCGTCCAGGACGAAGGCCAGGTGTTCCAGCACTTCTCCAGCACGAAAGATATGTTCTCCGTCCTCATGAATGGTCTCAATCCCATTCTCAGCCAGCCAACGGAACTCTTCTTCCGTGAGTCCGTCCAGGGTCGAAAACCTGCGCAATGAGCTGATCAGATCCTCACAGGCCATCGGAGCTTCGTGTTCGACGAGAGTTGTGTTCATCTCTGCCATGCTTGCCATTCTAGACCTCCTCGATCGCGCTACCTGCCATTTGGACGATCACCTTGCCCAGATGGGCACCTGTAGCGAGGTAATGTAAGGCTTCTTTTGTCTGCCTGAAGGGAAAAACCCGGTCGATCACAGGCTTCATCTTGGCTTCGGCAAACGCGGAAATGACCTCTCGCAGCATCTGCACCGATCCCACATGAATTCCCTGAATCCGAAGGGTATTCATCAGTATGGGAACCACACTAACCGGCTCCGCCGCCCCTGCCAAGACCCCAATGAGGGATATTTGGCCCCCTACCCGGGTGGATTTGATCGAAAGTCCAAGCGTTCCGGCGCCTCCGACCTCAATTACGTGCGTCGCGCCGGCTTTCGCCGTCAGACGGCGAACTTCTTTGTCCCACTCTGGCGTCGTCCGATAGTTAATGCCCTCGTTTGCTCCCAAATGTTTAGCCAGTTCCAGCTTTTTGTCCGACGAGCTCGTCACCAACACCTGGGCACCGCGCATTTTGGCAATCTGAAGGGCGAAAATCGAAACCCCACCCGTGCCGAGCGCGAGAACCGTGTCGGTCTTGCCGACATTCCCCGTCGAAACCAAGGCGTGCCACGCCGTAACTCCCGCGCATGGAAAGGCGCTGGCCTCTTCATAGGTCATCGCATCCGGAATCGGCACTAGCGCCTCGGCTGGGAAGACTCGATAGGTTGCCAACACTCCATCGGTTCCATCCCCCATTGCAGAGAGCCTGCCTGCCAAGGTCGGAGGCCCGTCAATCCACGCAGGCATAAATCCCGCAACGACACGGTCGCCCACAATATACGAAGTGACGCCAGAACCCACCGCGATGACTTCTCCCGCACCATCTGACCCCAGAATGCGAGGCTTCTCAATCCGCGGGTTGTAACTTCCATCCGCAATCATCAGATCGCGATAGTTCAACGACACCGCACAAAGACGAACCAGCACCTCGCCCGCACTTGGGGCGGCCACGGTCACCGTGTCGAAGGTGAGGTTCTCGATGCCGAACGCACCGGAAAGACGAAGTGCCTGGGATCCCATAAGTATCGGATGCTCCAAACTCCATTAGGCTTCGACAGCAGAACCGAAATCATGCCCGCTTTGCAACGAGGAACAGGTAATCTGCCGGTGGGACAGGCCCAAAACCGTGCTGCCGAGCCAGCGTGGAAAGCTGCGCATAATGCCTGAGCGCATGCAGAAGCGAATGATGCAGCACGGCCTTACGTGGAGCCCGCAGCCTTCCCGCCGTCAGCGTATTGAATTCGATCTCCTCCGACCAGTCAAAAGCAAGATCGGCCAGAAGTCCACGCAAGACCTCCAGAGCGCGATCATGCGTCGCGAAGATCTCATGCGCGGTTGAAAATGGAAGCTGCGCATAGTCCGTTACAGGCAGATTGCTCAGCCGCTCCGCATAGCGCAACTCAACCGCAACCACGTGCTGCAACAACTCGCCTACTGTCTTCGCCTTGGAGATATCGCAGGGCACATCAAGCAAGGCCGGATTTTCCCCTGCAAGGGTGCGCCAGTTCTTTGCCGTCTGATCGTTCCACGCGATCAGCTCTTCGGCGCTAAGAGAAGCATGGTTCATGGTGTGCTCCGGGGATATCTTTGGAAGATAATTTGTTGAGCAAACCTCTCCTTTGTTTCAAGGTCGAGGATAGTAGATACGCAGTCTTCCATTCGCAATGACTGGACCTGCGGTGTAATGGTCTCGAAGATACGAAACAAGCGGTTCGTAGCTCAACCGAGGGTTGCGCGCTCGGGGCGCGTAAGGTGAAAGCTCAGTTGCTCTAAGAGCCTGCAGATCTGTCTCAAGTACGAAGTTATCTTCAATCGGACCATTTTGAAGAATGACCGGAACGGTGGGGCGCTGCACTAGTTCTTCGCGCTTTCGAAGGATGGCTCTGGTCGTCAAAACGTCCTGTGTTCCAAGGTAGAAACCATTGTCGAGACACTCCAAAAGACGCACGGGGACTGGAGAAGGCACGACACTGGGGCTAAAGTACTGTTGATCGCAGGGCAACTCTGCTGTGCCGGGCAAAGCATTTTCAGGTGCAGCCATAGTGCTTGGCGGCGCGCCAGGGCTCGCTGTGGCGCTTGCAACTGGGGCGGTGAAATGATGGACACGCTTCATGATGGACACCCAGTAGATCCCGATTACAGGAATGATCAGAAGCAAGGCCAAGGCGAAAGGAAACCAGATACGGCGCAAGGTCGGGCGCTCGAGGATTGCTGCGGAGCCCACGGCAAATGCGGGCATCGCAGACATCATGTGACCCATATCGCATCGTCCCATCGCGGAAGGCAGGATGACACATCCTGCAACGACAAGCGGAATTGTGGTTGAGTCGATGACGCCAAGAGAAACTTTGCGGTAGAACACGCAGGCAGCCATTACATACACAAAGAGAATGATGAGGGTACGAGGGGACGCAAGGATAGGAAATGCCAATCCACCGGAAGCAAAATCGCTCAGGCTAATAAATAGGCCGGCGTGCGCCGCGATAGTGAGCATGACGACTCCACCCAGGAAGAGAATTCCCAGCGCAACCAGGTATTTCAAGTTGCGATTATGCCATGCCAGAAGCACCAGATATGCGTCCATTGCAACCAGCACTGCAAGTCCTTGCTCCGGGGAAACCGCGAGACCAAGGGCAGAAGCTGCGACAGCGGCAATAGCAAGCCGAATCGGATCGCTGGTTCGCTTCCATACGTACATGACGGCGAGTATCAGAGTCGCGGCACAGAAGAGTCGCACCGGAGTGTAGTTCGATCCTTCATCTTTGATGGAGGAAATCTGTGGAATCAGAAGGAAAATAAATAACGTAAGGCGTCTGCTCTTTCCGATATCCACAAATCGGCAGAAGAGCCAAGTCATCGTCACGCCAATCAACCACTGAATGCCCCACCACAGGTAATATCCTGAAACCTGGCTGACACCCATTACTTTTGCAAAAAGATATCCGGGGTAGAGAAGAAGTGGCCCGTACATGAAATCAATCTGACGGTAAAGCTTTTCACCCGAAGCCAGAAGCTGCTGCCGATCAAGAAAAAACTGGGCTTCTCCGCCAGGGAAGTGGTGCATGGAGATGTATCTGCGCCCGATGCAAAGGAGCGCAAAAGAAGATAAGGAGATGAGTAGAACGCGAAGGGACAACTTCGATTCGCCTTCTTCGACCCTTGCAATCTCACCTTTGGTGTAAAAAGCGAATCCTAGAGCGCCAAGAACCAATAAAACAACCGCAGTCCGATTGCTATACCCCGCAAGATAAGAAAGGGAGTTGGTTGGCTGCTGAACGGGTACCAGGTAGGGAACGAAATAGACTGCTGCTGCGATGAGGGCAAACAGGCTTGCGACCGCCCATGGGGACCTGAAATTCGAGGAGCTCTTGGATTGCATGGCCCCATTCTACGACGCAAAAAACCGTCCATGTGTCTGCATGGACGGTTTCTCACTGCTTTGCGTTTAAGCCTTTACGACGTTGCCGTCTTTCACCACAACTGGATCGAGGAAGGGCATCGCCTTGCGAAGATCGGCGCCGACCTTTTCAATCGGATGAGCTGCTTCTTCCTTGCGGATGCGAGCAAACTCGTGGCGTCCGGTCTCGTTCTCTTCGATGAACTTCTTGGCGAAGGTTCCGTCCTGAATGTCGTTGAGAAGGCCCTTCATCGCCTTCTTCACATCGGCAGTAACGATGCGCGGACCGGCAACGTAGTCACCCCACTCTGCTGTGTCG
This genomic stretch from Terriglobus saanensis SP1PR4 harbors:
- a CDS encoding zinc-dependent alcohol dehydrogenase family protein; this encodes MGSQALRLSGAFGIENLTFDTVTVAAPSAGEVLVRLCAVSLNYRDLMIADGSYNPRIEKPRILGSDGAGEVIAVGSGVTSYIVGDRVVAGFMPAWIDGPPTLAGRLSAMGDGTDGVLATYRVFPAEALVPIPDAMTYEEASAFPCAGVTAWHALVSTGNVGKTDTVLALGTGGVSIFALQIAKMRGAQVLVTSSSDKKLELAKHLGANEGINYRTTPEWDKEVRRLTAKAGATHVIEVGGAGTLGLSIKSTRVGGQISLIGVLAGAAEPVSVVPILMNTLRIQGIHVGSVQMLREVISAFAEAKMKPVIDRVFPFRQTKEALHYLATGAHLGKVIVQMAGSAIEEV
- a CDS encoding DinB family protein, whose amino-acid sequence is MNHASLSAEELIAWNDQTAKNWRTLAGENPALLDVPCDISKAKTVGELLQHVVAVELRYAERLSNLPVTDYAQLPFSTAHEIFATHDRALEVLRGLLADLAFDWSEEIEFNTLTAGRLRAPRKAVLHHSLLHALRHYAQLSTLARQHGFGPVPPADYLFLVAKRA